CGCGTTCATTCAATCGGAACGGAACGGCATCCGTTCCCTTCGACAAATCAAGCCCGTCAGGTTACGAAAAACCTGACGGGTCTTTATTCCAATGCCTGACCACACTCTTCGCGATAACCGCACGCGCGACAACGGAACGATTCGACGTGATGACGCGGCACGTCACGCGCATCGAGATCAGCGCGCATCGCGTCCATCACCGCGAGCAACTGCGCGCGCAGCGCGTCGGTAAAATCCACCTGAAACACCGCGTCGCGATACTTGAGCAAACCGTACGGCGGCGCGACGCGCTGCGTCTCTTCGATCAACAATCCGTACGCGGCGAGTTGCAACACATCCGACTCGCGCGGCGCGGACGCGCGACGATTCGGTTTGACCTCGATGGGAATGACCGCGCCGTT
Above is a window of Chloroflexota bacterium DNA encoding:
- the cas4 gene encoding CRISPR-associated protein Cas4 yields the protein MAGLLAALVVIALLAAFVVRIAARTQRAQTGLPFGARVVYADTGAWEKVERPLFSRRYALTGKPDYIVTHNGAVIPIEVKPNRRASAPRESDVLQLAAYGLLIEETQRVAPPYGLLKYRDAVFQVDFTDALRAQLLAVMDAMRADLDARDVPRHHVESFRCRACGYREECGQALE